A genomic region of Haliaeetus albicilla chromosome 8, bHalAlb1.1, whole genome shotgun sequence contains the following coding sequences:
- the LOC138686378 gene encoding uncharacterized protein: MEGTRRALLRLAVACCLLCALPGEGQKTAETLVSPSPFLSTVLTSHQPREASDFSPVTTAIPETSLEKNLTAATLNATGAQAMEMEDASIPTTPTVGTKAERLQASTTASPGDVTVTQHEHHNMSVSVNSSTDIPSPPLTASTLEENQPNHEGTEPFSTTEEMDDATSATPTLPLNSVPATTNNSQLGPFDGQTVGPTAARSETRPATSPVGTTGESTVEPRTSSAPIFTVGSTSSATASSMVTVRPLVTSSMSTSTAATPNSTSTLEQSLEPVHEKASVLDVGDDENPELPSSPLADTTRADPLVITVISVFIVMVGILGLVGFLRYRQHNSRMEFRRLQDLPMDDMMEDTPLSLYSY; encoded by the exons ATGGAGGGGACGCGGCGCGCCCTGCTCCGCCTCGCCGTCgcttgctgcctgctctgcGCCCTGCCAG GAGAGGGACAGAAGACAGCAGAGACCTTGGTGTCACCATCACCTTTTCTTAGCACAGTGCTAACCTCACATCAGCCAAGGGAAGCCTCTGACTTCAGTCCGGTGACTACTGCCATTCCTGAGACAAGCCTGGAGAAAAACTTGACTGCTGCAACACTCAATGCCACTGGAGCCCAAGCTATGGAGATGGAGGATGCCTCCATCCCTACCACCCCCACGGTAGGCACCAAGGCAGAGAGACTGCAGGCTTCCAccactgccagccctggggacgTCACAGTTACACAGCATGAGCACCACAACATGAGCGTGTCAGTCAACAGTAGCACTGacatcccctcccctcccctgacTGCCAGTACCCTGGAAGAAAACCAGCCCAACCACGAAGGCACAGAACCTTTCAGCACAACTGAAGAAATGGATGATGCCACCAGTGCAACCCCCACGCTTCCTCTGAACAGTGTGCCGG CAACAACTAACAATTCTCAGCTGGGGCCTTTTGATGGGCAGACTGTGGGGCCTACAGCAGCAAGGTCTGAAACCAGGCCAGCAACAAGCCCTGTGGGTACCACAGGGGAGAGCACCGTGGAGCCCAGaacctcctctgctcccatCTTCACCGTAGGGAGCACGTCCTCTGCTACTGCTTCCAGTATGGTGACAGTGAGGCCCCTTGTGACCAGCTCCATGTCTACCAGCACAGCTGCCACCCCCAACAGCACATCTACACTGGAGCAGTCATTAGAGCCCGTGCACGAGAAAGCTTCTGTGTTGGATGTTGGTGATGACGAAAATCCAG AGCTACCCAGTTCTCCTTTGGCTGATACAACGAGGGCTGATCCCTTGGTAATCACTGTGATCTCCGTCTTCATTGTCATGGTGGGCATCCTAGGCCTGGTGGGCTTCTTGAGATACCGCCAGCACAACAGCCGCATGGAGTTCCGGCGCCTGCAGGACCTGCCCATG GATGACATGATGGAGGACACCCCTCTCTCACTCTACAGCTACTAG